A DNA window from Physeter macrocephalus isolate SW-GA unplaced genomic scaffold, ASM283717v5 random_238, whole genome shotgun sequence contains the following coding sequences:
- the B9D2 gene encoding B9 domain-containing protein 2, whose protein sequence is MAEVHVIGQIMGATGFSESSLFCKWGIHTGAAWKLLSGVREGQTQVDTPQIGDMAYWSHPIDLHFATKGLQGWPRLHLQVWSQDSFGRCQLAGYGFCHVPSSPGTHQLDCPTWRPLGSWREQLARAFVGGGPQLLHGDAIYSGADRYRLHTAAGGTVHLELGLLLRHFDRYGVEC, encoded by the exons ATGGCTGAGGTGCACGTGATTGGGCAGATCATGGGGGCCACCGGTTTCTCGGAAAGTAGCCTCTTCTGCAAGTGGGGCATCCACACAG GGGCAGCATGGAAGCTCCTGTCAGGCGTGCGGGAGGGCCAAACACAGGTGGACACTCCCCAGATAGGGGACATGGCCTACTGGTCCCATCCCATCGACCTGCACTTCGCCACCAAAGGCCTACAAG GTTGGCCCCGACTCCATCTCCAGGTATGGTCCCAGGACAGCTTCGGCCGCTGCCAGCTTGCAGGCTATGGCTTTTGCCATGTGCCCAGCAGTCCAGGCACCCACCAGCTGGACTGCCCCACATGGCGGCCCCTAGGCAGCTGGCGGGAGCAGCTGGCAAGGGCCTTCGTGGGTGGCGGGCCTCAGCTGCTGCATGGAGATGCCATCTACAGTGGGGCTGACCGCTATCGCTTGCACACTGCCGCCGGTGGCACCGTGCACCTTGAGCTGGGCCTGCTGCTGCGCCACTTCGATCGCTATGGCGTCGAATGCTGA